The DNA window TGGTGCTGTTTCGCGGCGCCACGCCCACGGCCTGTGGCACGGGTCAGGCGGCGATGGGGCCGTTTTATTGTCCTGGCGATCGCAAGGTGTATATCGACCTGGGTTTTTATCAAACGCTCAAAGACCGCCTGGGCGCCCCGGGTGACTTTGCCCAGGCCTACGTGATTGCCCATGAGGTGGGCCACCATGTGCAGAACCTGCTGGGCATCAGCGCCAAGGTGGACCAGATGCGCGGGCGTGTCAGCCAGGCCGACTACAACCGCCTCTCCGTCAAGCTGGAGTTGCAGGCCGACTGTTTTGCCGGAGTCTGGGCAAACCACGCCCAGCAAGCGCGCCAGATTCTGGAGCAGGGCGATGTCGAAGAAGCCATGAACGCGGCAGCCAAAATTGGCGATGATGCTTTGCAGCGCGCGGGCGGCGGAGCCGTGGTGCCCGACAGCTTTACCCACGGCACCAGCGCGCAACGCCAGCGCTGGTTCAACACCGGGCTGCAGCAGGGCCACCTGAAGTCCTGCGACACCTTCGCGGCCCGCACGCTTTGAGCACCTGTTCGATGCGGGACAGGCTCTGACGCAGCGCAGCCGACCCATGCCCAGTGCCATCGCCCGCCACCTGCGCCGCCGCCGTGCTGGCCAGGGGCCAGTCGAAGCCGCGGTGCCGCAAGGGCCCGCCCCGCCGCCCTCGGGCATGGCGGCTGCCTGGTCGGCGGCGGCAGTCACCGTGCCCCATGCTGTGGGTTTGGGGCTGCTGGCGTTTGCACCCCTGGCGGGTGACTATTCTTTGGCTGCGCTCGCTTTGTGGTCGGCCGCACTGCCCGGGTTGCTGCTGACCTTGGCGGCACCGCGCCCAGGCGTGGTGTATGCGCCCACCACCGTGGTGGCGCTGCTGTTTGCCGCCGTACTGGCCACGGCCCACGGCGCGGCACCGTCTCTGGGGCTGAGCGCACGGCAGGTGCTGGCGGTCAGTGGGGCTACGGTGGCGCTGGCCTTCGTTTTTCAGTGGTTGCTGGGCGTGCTGCGCATGGCCTCGGTGGCACGCTTTCTACCCATTTCGGTCACGCACGGCTTTGCCGCCGGGGTGGGGCTGTCGATGGTCGTGGGCCAGGTGGCCAATGGTTTTGGCAGCGGGTCATTCAGCGAAGCGCGCATGGGCTGGCATGCCGTGGCGGCGCTGGCGGTGGTGGGCCTGGCTTGGTGGCTGCGCGGGCGCTGGCCCCGTGCGCCGGGTCTGCTGACGGCGGTGGCCGTGGTGGCGCTTGCCGTCACACTGGCCGGGTTGTGGGGTGTGGGCCTGGACGCGGTGTTTGTTCCGGCGGCCCAGCCCAGCGCCTTTGCCGGGCCACTCTGGCCCGACTGGACCGGGATTGCGTGGATTGCCGTGGCGCAGCAACACGGCCAGGCGCTGGTGGTGCTGGCGCTGCTGATGGCCTTGGTCAACAGCCTGGAAATCCTCATCTTCAACCAGGAGCTGGAGCTTGAGCACGGCCTGCGGGGCAATGCCAATGCGGCCTTGCGCCGTGAGAGCCTGCTGGGCATGGTGTGTGCGCTCGCCGGCATGATTCCGGCGTCCACCAGCGCTTCGCGCTCACGCATCGTGCTGACCGAATCTGGCTCTGGGCGCAATGCCCCGCGCATGCATGCCGCCATCATGCTGGGCGTAGCGCTGACCGGGCCTTGGTGGCTGCACTGGGTGCCCATGGCTTGCTTGTCGGGCGGGTTGGTACTGGCGGGCTTGATGCAGGTGCCGCGTTTGATGTGGTCGGCGCAGTACGCCCGCAACTCGCGTCCCACCTGGGCGCAAAGCTGGCTGGTGGCGCTGGTGTTTGCCGTGATGGGCGGGGTGGTGGCGTTGGTCACGGGCCTGGTGGTGGCCACTTTTGTGTTGCTGCGCGATTCGGCTACCAAGGTGCTGCGCCACGTGCGGCTTGATGGCGAACTGCGCTCGCGGCGTCTGCGCCGCGCGGCTTCGGACGGTTGGGTGACCCCGCGCATGAACCAGGTGGCGGTGTTTGAATTGCAGGGCGTCATGTCGTTTGGTGTGGCTGCGCACATGTCCGAGCAGGTGCGTCTGCGCCTGCTGCCGCGCCACCGATGGGTGATTCTGGATGCGGGCCGGGTGCCTGCCTGGGATAGCACCGCCCTGGCACAGCTGCGAGCGCTGTTGCGAGACCTTGATCAACAGGGCATCGCTGCCGCCATCGCCGCGCTCGATCCTCTGGCGGCGGTGCACGCGGGCGAAGGTGTGCGCGCTTTTGCGGACCTGGACCGCGCCCTCGAATGGGCTGAGGTGGCGATCCTCGCCCAGCGCCCGCTGGACCAACGGACACCGCGCGGCGGTAGCGACCCCTTGGGTGAAATTGGTGAAGGCATGCAGCGCGACGCCCGTCTGGCCCTGGAAGCATTGCTGCTGCCCCATGTGGTGCCCGCGCAGGGCGTGGTGTTCAATGCGGGAGACCGGGATCGCGACCTGCTGGTGGTGGTGTCGGGCCACATCACTCTGTGCACGCACTGGCCGCCCGAACGCGGCTTGCG is part of the Simplicispira sp. 125 genome and encodes:
- a CDS encoding neutral zinc metallopeptidase; the encoded protein is MKWEGNRQSDNVEDRRGSGGGGMPVFGGRSIGIGTIVVALLGGWVLGINPMTLLGLLSGGNPAQVQQAPAQRPPADDTMARFVSTVLADTEDVWTDVFRQQGSNYQQPRLVLFRGATPTACGTGQAAMGPFYCPGDRKVYIDLGFYQTLKDRLGAPGDFAQAYVIAHEVGHHVQNLLGISAKVDQMRGRVSQADYNRLSVKLELQADCFAGVWANHAQQARQILEQGDVEEAMNAAAKIGDDALQRAGGGAVVPDSFTHGTSAQRQRWFNTGLQQGHLKSCDTFAARTL
- a CDS encoding SulP family inorganic anion transporter; the protein is MPSAIARHLRRRRAGQGPVEAAVPQGPAPPPSGMAAAWSAAAVTVPHAVGLGLLAFAPLAGDYSLAALALWSAALPGLLLTLAAPRPGVVYAPTTVVALLFAAVLATAHGAAPSLGLSARQVLAVSGATVALAFVFQWLLGVLRMASVARFLPISVTHGFAAGVGLSMVVGQVANGFGSGSFSEARMGWHAVAALAVVGLAWWLRGRWPRAPGLLTAVAVVALAVTLAGLWGVGLDAVFVPAAQPSAFAGPLWPDWTGIAWIAVAQQHGQALVVLALLMALVNSLEILIFNQELELEHGLRGNANAALRRESLLGMVCALAGMIPASTSASRSRIVLTESGSGRNAPRMHAAIMLGVALTGPWWLHWVPMACLSGGLVLAGLMQVPRLMWSAQYARNSRPTWAQSWLVALVFAVMGGVVALVTGLVVATFVLLRDSATKVLRHVRLDGELRSRRLRRAASDGWVTPRMNQVAVFELQGVMSFGVAAHMSEQVRLRLLPRHRWVILDAGRVPAWDSTALAQLRALLRDLDQQGIAAAIAALDPLAAVHAGEGVRAFADLDRALEWAEVAILAQRPLDQRTPRGGSDPLGEIGEGMQRDARLALEALLLPHVVPAQGVVFNAGDRDRDLLVVVSGHITLCTHWPPERGLRLATVGPGMVFGEMAFLNGAERSASAGAERGAARLMRLPRERFDGWARQYPEAGLILMENLAQMGARRLAVTTRQLRSVLE